Within Haloterrigena turkmenica DSM 5511, the genomic segment GCTTTCTGAAGGTGTGGATAGTCGTCATTCCATCGGCTTCGAATCCTTCGACTGCCTCCTGGAGAAGTGAACATGAGTTAGCTGTTCGACCGCTCACATTCTCAGGGAGACGTTCTGCATCGGCGAGTACATTCACGATCTCGCCAGCGTCGTCACGTGACGGGAACGCCCACACGGCATCCGTGTCGACCGCAGCCATCTTCTCGTAATCATTCACAACTGCTTCCGCGTTATTTGACGTCATCTCCACTTCTCCAACCCATACGAGTTCGTTGTCGCCGCCGAACGCGGCAACGTCGAAAATCGTCTCCGAGGACTGCTGGTAGTATCGCTCCACTCGACCGACCTCCTCGAGAGTCTCGAGCCAGCGCGCCAGGAGTTCGACTCCAACTTTGTGTGGCGTCTTCTCTCCAAGATCACCAATCCCCGGTTGGGCGGTAATTGTCTCGCCGAGAAGCTCTCGTCCATCCGGAAGCACCGTATAGTACGGTCGTCGGTCCACCTTCCCTTTCTCGAGCAGCTCGAGTTCGATCAACACGTCAACGTCAACCCCATCGAGATCCTCTTGTAATTCGCCCATCCCTTCTAACAGCGTGTAATTCGGGAGGTCACGGTTCATCGCGTCAAGAACACGTTTGAGGAAGATCGCATCGTCTCGAGAGAGCCCCCGCCGCCGAAGTTCATCGTCCGAGACTGGGCATTCCTCTTCGTCCGTAGACGAATCGAAGAAGGCGGCTCCATTTGCAACGTCAACTGGATCGTCATCGGTGGTCTCCGCTTTACTGCTATCGTCTCTATCATCGTACTGATCGTCGGCCCTGTCGTCAAGGCTGATCTCATCGAGCGGCTGCTGGGCTTCTACGTCCTCACTCTCTTCGTCGAACACCTCCATCTCTTCACCCTGGTCTTCGTCCAGCGCCGGCGGCGTGCCAGCCCGCCGATCTGTATCGCTCCAATTCGACCACTCCATCGCGTCCTCGTGGGACGGTACGTACAACCCGTATTCGTCCTCTGTCCGCTCGAGCACCTCCGGCAGAAGCTCTTCGTCGAATTGCTGCTGTTCGGCCGCTGTCAACGGCTCGTCGCTTTCTGGGTGCCCGCTTATGATCGGGGGCGAGTGCAGAGTCAACGGCGCTGGTCGCTCCTCACCGAATCCAGGGGAGACGAGTTTCGTGAACCACTCGCCCGCTGCCATCCGGTTGTTCCGGTTCCGGACATCCTCCACAGACAACTCGTCGTGCGTGAACGTCTTCGCAAACCGATCCTTCATCGAGATATCACCAATCAGTTTCGTATGCACCTCCGTCAGCAGTTCCTCGTACGCACCGTTCCCATTGTGGTACTTCTTGACCTGCTCGGGATACTGCATGATGAAGCCAAGGCTCAGTCCCGACGATCGGCCCTGAGGGAGCAGTTGATCGGCGACCAGTTCGGTTGCGACGAACGGTGCAGCCTCTTCCATGATAACGTTGACCACGTTCTCAGGGTTCGTCCGCCGCCGTCGTTGGATCGAGTGCCACAGATCACTCAACATCACTGTGGTGAACCCACGCTGGGCGTCGAGCGTGAGATCGCCGAGGTCGAACAGAATCGTGACATCTTCATCGAGGAACTCACTGAAGTCGAAGTGGGTCTCCTGCTGGTGGAAGCCGTAGAGATCGTCTCCGGTGGATTCGACTTCGCGACCGGGTTTGTGTCGAAGCATCCAGTGAAGGTGGCGATCCTCTTTCAGTTTGTTCAGCCGGTTCATCACCGCTCCCATCGTCGTGTCGAACTGATTTTCGTCCTTGGCGAACTGCGCGGCGAGTGAGTCGTGGATGTCGGCATTGATCTCCGAAACCTCCGGCAGCTCCTGATGATGGTGCATTCGCGTCGCGGCCTCGACGAGATCATCCAACCCGAAGACGTCGTCACCGTGTTTCGGATCGAACAACGCTTGGATCAGGAACGTCAGAATTTCGTTCGCCACGAACGCCTGTTCGTACTTCTCCGCTCCCATGATCATCCGCATCAGCTCATGGAAGTGATCGACTTTCTCCTTGACTGCCGTCTCCCGATCGTTCCCCTTGAGCGCTGATCGAATATCGAAGAACGAGATGGCTGGCAGTGTTCCTGGCTCCCGGAAGTAGTACACGTCGTCGAGGTTCCCGAATTTCTTGTAGTGGGCCATCAGGTAGTTTTTACACATGTTGTCGCCTTTCGGATCGAAGAGGACGTTCGGGCCGGGTGTCGTCTCGGCGAGCGAGCGCAACATGTGATACGTGACTTGGCTTTTCCCAGAGCCAGTCGCGCCACAGAGCAACCAGTGGCGCGACTGACGGTTTGGTGGTAACCGAAGCGGGCCCTCGACAGCACTGTTGGCGTCCTGACCGAGGAACATCCCCGTGGTATACTGACGGCGTTGGGCGGTGTCCAACCCAGGAAGAGTCGTGCGGCTTTCGGGATTTGCGTGCGTTTCTTTGACCGCCTCGTCGGTGAGATGCTCGGTACTGGGGACGATGACCATGTTGCAGAGTTCGGCGGGATCGAGATGGAGATCGGGTTCGGACCGGCTCACCCGCCCACCAGCAACAACCTCACCCTCGAGAAACCGATTGAAACAGCGTCGCGACTGCTTGCGCCGGCTGCGCTCAAGAACTCCTTTCTCGTGGAGGGGTTCGCTCTCGAGTTTATAGTAGTCGCCAGCAAGCGGATCGAACACGGTACTCAGGTTCCGGAGGTCGTGTTCAATTTCAGATGTGTCGCTCAGAGACGAGTTCGTGGGGACAGTCACCGCCCGCAGGTTGGTCGTGAACGTATGTCCCCAGTCTTCGTTTTTGATCTCAGCGATGCGCTCAGATCGAGATTCACTGAGTGACTCTGACCGCGATGAGGACGACTCGGTGTTCTTTGGACCGCGTACAAACTCTTGAAAGGCCACGGTGATTTCACCAGCCAACGTATCGCGTCCCTGTTCGATTTCGTCGATGTGGTATTCACCCTCTCTCGTCAGGTCGGGCTCGCCTTCGAACGCGGCCTGGAAGACGATCGGGTGATCGGTGGTTGCAAAATGATCGATCAGCACGGTCAGCGGCGCGTGTGAGCTCGCCTTCGTTCGATCGTCCTCACCCATCTGCCCATCGAACTTCTTGATCGCCGCCATCGGATCTCCACTGCCGGTCCACCGCAACCCATATGGTTCAACTTCATCCGGATGTGGCCGAGCGAGTACTCCCTCACTAGTGTCGACTGGCGTCTCGAGAGAGAACGTGAGCGACCCTGGATCGCGGTTTTCTGCGTTCTCTTTCGCACGGAGTGCATCGAGGTCAACACTCGGGAGTTGCGTGCCGAGTGGGTGACTGGACTCAGGATCAGAACCTTCTGTATCGGACGTAGAATCGAAAGCCTCCGTACTGGTGCTCTCTTCGGCAGTGCTGTCTCGATCGACCTGCTCGCTGATGGCCGTCGCTCCTCCATCAGCAAGCGTCGGTTCGGAGCCACGAACACGAACGAGCGCTTCGACCTCCGCGGGCGTACACTGGAGCGTCCCGTTCTCGAGAGCGGTTTCAAACTCGTCGTACGAGTACTGCTGTGGAGTGATGAGCTTCTCCGCAAAGTCAACAGTCATACGTTCGATTTCCACGGAGTCGGGGTAGGCCGAGTTGAGCCGATCGTAGAGCGTGGACAGGTGTTGTTCGCAAGTGTAGTAGAATTCGATCGGAGAGTCCGTCCCGTCGCTGTAGATCACAAACTCGAACGTGAGCGGATCGGGATCCGAAAGCGGGTTGAGCTGTTGCCACCACGACAGTCCACCTCGTCGGACGTCGTGCAAGGGACGGATCTGGTTGATGACTTCCGGTGGCGCTCGTTCGCCCGTCGATGGAACGACTCGGATGTACTCTTGGGTGCGCTCGAGCGGCGAGCTAGCGGACGCCTCAAGCTCGAGCACTCGTTCGTGAAGCTCTGTTGGGTCCTCGATCGCCCAGCACTGGATTTCGGGCGACGTGTGGTCGAACGTACTGAACGTGACAGTGCCATACGACAGCAGCTGGCCGATGAGCGACTGCTGAAAAGTGGTGTCGACGACACGGTCGAGGTGAAGCTTCGTGAATCCATCGCCACGAATTCCCCGCGTGCGGACGTAGAGGTTCTCCGACGTGAGGACGTACGTGGTTCGAAGCGCCCGAACAATCGGACGCATACCGATCGCGACGCCTGTCAGACCAACCAGAATGGGGACAGCACTCAGCCACCAGAGTGGAATCTCGGCAGTGATGAGTGCTGTCTCGAGCGTATAGGACTCGAGTCCGACGAGCGACAGTCCTGTTGTGATCCCAGCGATGCTCTTGGTCCCAAGAGCGAGCGCGACCGCCACGAAGCCGAGTGCAACCAGAAATGCCCGAAATCCGCCTCGAAACAGTGGTGTACCGGACCACTGCGCATTCAGGTCGGAGACCTGCTTCACTTGCTCGTCCTCTGCAACGATCCACTCGAGCGACTCAGCGTCGATATCGGAGGGTCCCTCGGTTTTCTCAGTCGTCTGCATCGGTTGTCACCTCCGTGGTCGGGGAGGGTTCTCCACTCGCTGTCGCTGGTTCACACATCGAGCTGGCAGCACCAGCCCACTCATCAAGCAACATGAGCGGGATCGACGTCTCCTCTGAAAGTGACTCGGTATCTGCCACAGCGAGCTCGCCAACCGTCTCGACACCCGCTTCAGCGAGATACCCTGCGTACGTCTCGCCGATTCCAGTGATCGTGGTGAGATCGTC encodes:
- a CDS encoding PH domain-containing protein translates to MQTTEKTEGPSDIDAESLEWIVAEDEQVKQVSDLNAQWSGTPLFRGGFRAFLVALGFVAVALALGTKSIAGITTGLSLVGLESYTLETALITAEIPLWWLSAVPILVGLTGVAIGMRPIVRALRTTYVLTSENLYVRTRGIRGDGFTKLHLDRVVDTTFQQSLIGQLLSYGTVTFSTFDHTSPEIQCWAIEDPTELHERVLELEASASSPLERTQEYIRVVPSTGERAPPEVINQIRPLHDVRRGGLSWWQQLNPLSDPDPLTFEFVIYSDGTDSPIEFYYTCEQHLSTLYDRLNSAYPDSVEIERMTVDFAEKLITPQQYSYDEFETALENGTLQCTPAEVEALVRVRGSEPTLADGGATAISEQVDRDSTAEESTSTEAFDSTSDTEGSDPESSHPLGTQLPSVDLDALRAKENAENRDPGSLTFSLETPVDTSEGVLARPHPDEVEPYGLRWTGSGDPMAAIKKFDGQMGEDDRTKASSHAPLTVLIDHFATTDHPIVFQAAFEGEPDLTREGEYHIDEIEQGRDTLAGEITVAFQEFVRGPKNTESSSSRSESLSESRSERIAEIKNEDWGHTFTTNLRAVTVPTNSSLSDTSEIEHDLRNLSTVFDPLAGDYYKLESEPLHEKGVLERSRRKQSRRCFNRFLEGEVVAGGRVSRSEPDLHLDPAELCNMVIVPSTEHLTDEAVKETHANPESRTTLPGLDTAQRRQYTTGMFLGQDANSAVEGPLRLPPNRQSRHWLLCGATGSGKSQVTYHMLRSLAETTPGPNVLFDPKGDNMCKNYLMAHYKKFGNLDDVYYFREPGTLPAISFFDIRSALKGNDRETAVKEKVDHFHELMRMIMGAEKYEQAFVANEILTFLIQALFDPKHGDDVFGLDDLVEAATRMHHHQELPEVSEINADIHDSLAAQFAKDENQFDTTMGAVMNRLNKLKEDRHLHWMLRHKPGREVESTGDDLYGFHQQETHFDFSEFLDEDVTILFDLGDLTLDAQRGFTTVMLSDLWHSIQRRRRTNPENVVNVIMEEAAPFVATELVADQLLPQGRSSGLSLGFIMQYPEQVKKYHNGNGAYEELLTEVHTKLIGDISMKDRFAKTFTHDELSVEDVRNRNNRMAAGEWFTKLVSPGFGEERPAPLTLHSPPIISGHPESDEPLTAAEQQQFDEELLPEVLERTEDEYGLYVPSHEDAMEWSNWSDTDRRAGTPPALDEDQGEEMEVFDEESEDVEAQQPLDEISLDDRADDQYDDRDDSSKAETTDDDPVDVANGAAFFDSSTDEEECPVSDDELRRRGLSRDDAIFLKRVLDAMNRDLPNYTLLEGMGELQEDLDGVDVDVLIELELLEKGKVDRRPYYTVLPDGRELLGETITAQPGIGDLGEKTPHKVGVELLARWLETLEEVGRVERYYQQSSETIFDVAAFGGDNELVWVGEVEMTSNNAEAVVNDYEKMAAVDTDAVWAFPSRDDAGEIVNVLADAERLPENVSGRTANSCSLLQEAVEGFEADGMTTIHTFRKLT